Proteins encoded in a region of the Anopheles ziemanni chromosome 2, idAnoZiCoDA_A2_x.2, whole genome shotgun sequence genome:
- the LOC131282946 gene encoding luciferin sulfotransferase-like translates to MSFEYIEISDPLYVENKEKNGEDDFIMVRAKECSDVPISIPDWQPEAHCFTTRFKNLEKSLLEAEVYPDDVWVSSYPKSGTTWCQEMVWLICNNLNFEAARAESLRTRFPFFDVGLIHDTKTCSFERVRQTPRPRFIKTHLPVSHLPKSYWKVKPKTVYIRRNPKSVAVSYFHHSRGIFYKGTMENFIHSFMREHHFYSPYHAHVIEYHELQGCDNVLYLSYEEMKQDLRSVIGRVCAFFGKSYSEAELQQLLDHLSFESMRENRAVNYEDPNVPRVDGSRFMRKGQLASWKEELPPELIEALDQWTLYKAPKEEHRLLFR, encoded by the exons ATGTCGTTTGAGTACATTGAAATAAGCGATCCATTGTACGTGGAgaataaggaaaaaaatggagaagACGATTTTATCATGGTTCGTGCCAAGGAATGCAGTGATGTTCCCATTTCTATACCGGATTGGCAACCAGAAGCTCATTGCTTTACTACCAG ATttaaaaatttggaaaaaagtCTTCTGGAAGCGGAAGTGTATCCTGACGACGTGTGGGTTTCTTCATACCCGAAAAGTGGAACAACATGGTGTCAGGAGATGGTCTGGCTGATTTGTAACAATCTTAACTTCGAAGCCGCTCGAGCAGAATCATTGCGAacccgttttcctttcttcga TGTTGGCTTGATTCACGACACGAAAACGTGCTCGTTCGAGCGTGTCCGTCAGACACCGCGCCCACGTTTCATCAAGACCCATCTACCGGTGTCGCATCTTCCGAAAAGCTACTGGAAAGTTAAACCGAAAACAGTGTACATCAGACGAAACCCGAAATCGGTGGCTGTGTCCTACTTCCATCACTCTCGTGGCATTTTTTACAAGGGAACAATGGAGAATTTTATTCATTCCTTTATGCGCGAACATCATTTCTACTCACCCTATCATGCCCATGTGATCGAGTATCACGAACTACAGGGTTGCGATAATGTGCTTTATCTCTCGTACgaagaaatgaaacaagaTTTACGATCCGTTATCGGAAGGGTTTGCGCGTTCTTTGGTAAATCCTATAGCGAAGCAGAGTTGCAGCAGCTCCTCGATCATCTTTCGTTTGAGTCTATGCGTGAAAACCGTGCCGTAAATTACGAAGATCCGAATGTGCCGCGCGTGGATGGTTCACGTTTTATGCGTAAGGGGCAGTTGGCTAGCTGGAAGGAGGAGCTTCCACCGGAACTGATCGAGGCGCTTGACCAATGGACATTGTATAAAGCACCGAAAGAAGAACACAGACTTTTGTTTCGATAA